In Thermomonas carbonis, a single genomic region encodes these proteins:
- a CDS encoding dimethyl sulfoxide reductase anchor subunit family protein: MNPAFSVLIFTTLSGAGLGLWTWLGLRIALGEPPRDFQALGWILLLFYAGIAVALGLLASFWHLGKPLRAWRAFSQWRTSWLSREGVLAVATFVPAAALLLMLSEGTGPGRTDMGVRVMAGAVALLSLATIACTAMIYASLKPIPAWRHRLVVPGYILFALLTGGLPMLLSTWPGAGGFDGTLPWLLAAIALVLLVLKLAYWRDIDRSPLPQSRGDAIGLPHRKPSVFERPHTEANYITREMAFAVARRHARLLRIASVLLFACIPLLCLFAWHATAGAGWPLPLAIGSALLGAFAERWLFFAQAKHMVTLYY, encoded by the coding sequence ATGAACCCTGCTTTTTCTGTCTTGATCTTCACCACCCTGTCCGGTGCCGGCCTGGGCCTGTGGACCTGGCTGGGCCTGCGCATTGCGCTGGGCGAACCGCCGCGCGATTTCCAGGCGCTGGGCTGGATCTTATTGCTGTTCTATGCGGGGATCGCGGTGGCGCTGGGCCTGCTGGCCTCGTTCTGGCACCTGGGCAAGCCGCTGCGTGCGTGGCGCGCGTTCTCGCAATGGCGCACCTCGTGGCTGTCGCGCGAGGGCGTGCTGGCGGTCGCCACCTTCGTTCCCGCCGCAGCCTTGCTGCTGATGCTGTCCGAAGGCACCGGACCCGGACGCACCGACATGGGCGTGCGGGTGATGGCCGGTGCGGTGGCGCTGCTGAGCCTGGCCACGATCGCCTGCACCGCGATGATCTATGCCTCGCTCAAGCCGATCCCGGCCTGGCGGCATCGGCTGGTGGTGCCCGGGTACATCCTGTTCGCGCTGCTCACCGGCGGCCTGCCGATGCTGTTGTCGACCTGGCCCGGCGCGGGCGGTTTCGATGGCACGCTGCCCTGGCTGCTGGCCGCCATCGCGCTCGTCCTGCTCGTGCTGAAGCTGGCCTACTGGCGCGACATCGACCGAAGCCCGCTGCCGCAGTCGCGTGGTGACGCCATCGGCCTGCCGCATCGCAAGCCTTCTGTGTTCGAGCGTCCGCATACCGAAGCCAATTACATCACCCGCGAGATGGCCTTCGCGGTGGCGCGCCGCCACGCCCGCCTGCTGCGGATCGCATCGGTGCTGTTGTTCGCCTGCATCCCGCTGCTGTGCCTGTTCGCCTGGCACGCCACCGCCGGCGCGGGTTGGCCGTTGCCGCTGGCGATCGGAAGCGCACTGCTTGGAGCGTTCGCCGAGCGCTGGCTGTTCTTCGCCCAGGCAAAGCACATGGTCACGTTGTACTACTGA
- a CDS encoding heavy metal-binding domain-containing protein, with protein sequence MAKDTPLLVTTTPSVEGRRIVEYKGLVGGDAILGANMFRDMFAGLRDLVGGRAGSYEKVLRGAKTQALEDMIESARERGANAIVGVDLDYETVQVQDGGAMLMVSVSGTAVVLE encoded by the coding sequence ATGGCCAAGGACACCCCGCTCCTCGTCACCACCACCCCCAGCGTCGAAGGCCGCCGCATCGTCGAATACAAGGGCCTGGTCGGCGGCGATGCGATCCTGGGCGCCAACATGTTCCGCGACATGTTCGCCGGCCTGCGCGACCTGGTCGGCGGCCGCGCCGGCAGCTACGAGAAAGTGCTGCGCGGGGCCAAGACCCAGGCGCTGGAGGACATGATCGAGTCCGCCCGCGAACGCGGCGCCAACGCGATCGTCGGGGTGGACCTGGACTACGAAACCGTGCAGGTCCAGGACGGTGGCGCGATGCTGATGGTGTCGGTGTCGGGCACGGCGGTGGTGCTCGAGTGA
- a CDS encoding 4Fe-4S dicluster domain-containing protein: MTTLPPPSKKKLGLVIDLDTCVGCHACATSCKEWNAGGIAGPLTDERPFAKDPQGVWFNRVHSYELEADAATKQPAQTLHFPRSCLHCETPACVTVCPTGASYKRAEDGIVLVDEDKCIGCKLCSWACPYGAREYSEVEGVMKKCTLCVDRIYNDKLDEADRQPACVQACPTKARHFGDLGDPTSKVSLLVADRGGVTLMPELDYKPVNRYLPPRPRRTDADDADDAPASSDTGNLASRWLHRILKR; encoded by the coding sequence GTGACGACACTGCCTCCACCGTCGAAGAAAAAGCTCGGCCTGGTCATCGACCTCGACACCTGCGTGGGCTGCCATGCCTGCGCGACCAGCTGCAAGGAATGGAATGCGGGCGGCATCGCCGGGCCGCTGACCGACGAGCGCCCGTTCGCCAAGGATCCGCAGGGCGTGTGGTTCAACCGCGTGCACAGCTACGAACTCGAAGCGGATGCGGCCACGAAGCAGCCCGCGCAGACCCTGCATTTCCCGCGTTCCTGCCTGCATTGCGAGACGCCCGCCTGCGTGACCGTGTGCCCGACCGGCGCCAGCTACAAGCGCGCCGAGGACGGCATCGTGCTGGTCGACGAGGACAAGTGCATCGGCTGCAAGCTGTGTTCGTGGGCCTGCCCATACGGCGCACGCGAGTACAGCGAAGTCGAAGGGGTGATGAAGAAATGCACGTTGTGCGTGGACCGCATCTACAACGACAAGCTTGACGAGGCAGATCGCCAGCCGGCCTGCGTGCAGGCCTGCCCGACCAAGGCGCGGCATTTCGGCGACCTCGGCGATCCGACCTCGAAGGTCTCGCTGCTGGTCGCCGATCGCGGCGGCGTGACGCTGATGCCGGAACTCGACTACAAACCGGTCAATCGCTACCTGCCTCCGCGCCCGCGACGCACCGACGCGGATGACGCAGACGATGCACCTGCATCGAGCGACACGGGCAACCTCGCCTCGCGCTGGTTGCATCGCATCCTCAAGCGCTGA
- a CDS encoding molybdopterin oxidoreductase family protein, which translates to MADPALNLSPSPGDEVKSTTCYMCACRCGIKVWLADGKIRYIQGNRDHPVNQGVLCAKGAAGIMQHYSPARLRKPLLRVGERGAGEFREIEWDEALDIATSWLKPIRERNPDELAFFTGRDQSQALTGWWAQQFGTVNYAAHGGFCSVNMAAGGLYSVGGSFWEFGEPDWEHTQLLMLWGVAEDHDSNPLKLGLGKLKERGAKVIAVNPVRSGYGAIADEWIGIRPGTDGLFAFALIHELLRMDRIDLDYLVRYANAHWLVIGNPGGADDGMFARDADGGSLCWDAEKNVAVDAGRIDISPAVVGNYTLADGRSARPVFQLIVDRYLDPQYAPEAVSERCGIPASTIRRIARELAEAAFDSNLTLPIAWTDSWGREHAEMVGRPVSMHAMRGISAHSNGFHTCRALHLLQLLLGAIDAPGSFRYQPPFPKPIPPANRPGKLRKPDGLLDAAPLGFVHGPEDLVVDHHGQPRRIDHAYSWAYPLAAHGMMHTVIRNAWAGDPYRIDTLLMFMANMSWNSAMNTGETMHWLTDKDEAGEYRIPRIIYSDAYASEMVAYADLVLPDTTYLERFDAISLLDRPISDADAASDAIRHPVFDPATQLGQDGTPRDVRGFQSVLIELGARIGLPGLLDEDGSPKYRDYADYIVRHERAPGVGLLAGWRGEDGKSEGKGAPNPDQLQRYIEHGGFWHSPVPASARYFKMANRDYLQWAQRFGFVPTAEPIVLQLYSETLQKFRLAAQGHGPHQPPPEHRQRVATYFDPLPIWYEPFEHEQVNAAVPDRQVRTESRFPLSAITQRPMFMYHAWGSQNAWLRQIATRNYLYLHPDTGAQYGIADEDWIEVTSHNGTITVQAKFAANVQPDTVWSWNAIGKRKGAWKLAKNAPESTKGFLLNHLISDVTPKGDYANADPVTGQAAWFDLRVSIRKASAQVDESQPQFKPLAFTEANEAPLRYGAQLRERMSRKGNSK; encoded by the coding sequence ATGGCCGATCCCGCCCTCAACCTCTCGCCCTCGCCAGGCGACGAGGTCAAATCGACGACCTGCTACATGTGTGCCTGCCGCTGCGGCATCAAGGTTTGGCTGGCCGACGGGAAGATTCGCTACATCCAGGGCAACCGCGACCATCCGGTCAACCAGGGTGTGCTCTGCGCCAAGGGCGCGGCCGGGATCATGCAGCACTACTCGCCGGCGCGGCTGCGCAAGCCGCTGTTGCGCGTGGGCGAACGCGGTGCGGGCGAGTTCCGCGAGATCGAATGGGACGAGGCGCTCGACATCGCCACGTCATGGCTCAAGCCGATCCGCGAACGCAATCCCGATGAACTCGCGTTCTTCACCGGCCGCGACCAGTCGCAGGCATTGACCGGTTGGTGGGCGCAGCAGTTCGGCACGGTCAATTACGCCGCGCATGGCGGGTTCTGCTCGGTGAACATGGCCGCTGGCGGGTTGTACTCGGTCGGTGGCAGCTTCTGGGAGTTCGGCGAGCCCGACTGGGAGCACACGCAGTTGTTGATGCTCTGGGGCGTGGCCGAGGACCACGACAGCAACCCGCTCAAGCTCGGCCTGGGCAAGCTGAAGGAACGTGGCGCCAAGGTCATCGCGGTCAACCCGGTGCGCAGCGGCTATGGCGCGATCGCCGACGAATGGATCGGCATCCGTCCCGGCACCGATGGCCTGTTCGCCTTTGCGCTGATCCACGAATTGCTGCGGATGGACCGCATCGACCTGGACTACCTGGTGCGCTATGCGAATGCGCACTGGCTGGTGATCGGCAATCCCGGCGGCGCGGACGATGGCATGTTCGCGCGCGACGCGGACGGCGGTTCGTTGTGCTGGGATGCAGAGAAAAATGTCGCTGTCGATGCCGGCCGCATCGACATCTCCCCCGCCGTCGTCGGCAACTACACACTTGCCGATGGTCGTAGCGCGCGCCCGGTGTTCCAGCTGATCGTCGATCGCTACCTCGACCCGCAGTACGCGCCGGAGGCGGTCAGCGAACGCTGCGGCATCCCCGCATCGACCATTCGCCGAATCGCGCGCGAACTCGCCGAGGCCGCGTTCGATTCCAACCTCACATTGCCGATCGCCTGGACCGACAGCTGGGGCCGCGAGCATGCGGAGATGGTGGGACGGCCAGTGTCGATGCATGCGATGCGCGGGATCAGCGCGCACAGCAACGGCTTCCACACCTGCCGCGCGTTGCACCTGCTGCAGTTGCTGCTCGGCGCCATCGATGCGCCCGGTTCGTTCCGCTACCAGCCGCCGTTCCCGAAACCGATCCCGCCGGCCAACCGTCCCGGCAAGCTTCGCAAGCCCGATGGCCTGCTGGATGCCGCGCCGCTCGGCTTCGTGCACGGGCCCGAGGACCTGGTCGTCGACCATCACGGCCAGCCACGGCGCATCGACCATGCGTATTCGTGGGCGTATCCGCTCGCCGCGCACGGGATGATGCACACGGTGATCCGCAACGCCTGGGCCGGCGATCCGTACCGGATCGACACGCTGCTGATGTTCATGGCCAACATGAGCTGGAACTCGGCGATGAACACCGGCGAGACCATGCACTGGCTCACCGACAAGGACGAGGCTGGCGAGTACCGCATTCCGCGGATCATCTACTCCGATGCGTATGCGTCGGAGATGGTCGCGTATGCCGACCTGGTGCTGCCGGACACGACCTACCTGGAACGCTTCGACGCGATCAGCCTGCTCGATCGTCCGATCAGCGATGCCGACGCCGCCAGCGATGCGATCCGTCACCCGGTGTTCGATCCGGCAACGCAACTCGGCCAAGACGGCACGCCGCGCGATGTGCGCGGCTTCCAGTCGGTGCTGATCGAACTCGGCGCGCGCATCGGCCTGCCCGGTTTGCTCGACGAAGACGGCTCGCCGAAATATCGCGACTATGCCGACTACATCGTCCGCCACGAACGCGCGCCCGGAGTGGGATTGCTGGCCGGCTGGCGCGGCGAAGACGGGAAGAGCGAAGGCAAGGGCGCGCCTAACCCCGATCAGTTGCAGCGCTACATCGAGCACGGCGGCTTCTGGCATTCGCCGGTGCCGGCGTCGGCGCGCTACTTCAAGATGGCCAACCGCGATTACCTGCAGTGGGCGCAGCGCTTCGGCTTCGTGCCCACCGCCGAGCCGATCGTGCTGCAGTTGTATTCGGAGACCCTGCAGAAGTTCCGGCTCGCCGCACAGGGCCACGGCCCGCACCAACCGCCGCCGGAACATCGCCAGCGCGTGGCCACGTATTTCGATCCGCTGCCGATCTGGTACGAGCCGTTCGAGCACGAACAAGTCAATGCAGCCGTTCCCGATCGGCAGGTGCGAACGGAATCGCGTTTCCCGCTTTCCGCAATCACCCAGCGCCCGATGTTCATGTATCACGCCTGGGGTTCGCAGAATGCGTGGCTGCGGCAGATCGCCACGCGCAACTACCTGTATCTGCATCCGGACACTGGCGCGCAGTACGGCATCGCCGACGAAGACTGGATCGAGGTGACCTCGCACAACGGCACGATCACCGTGCAGGCGAAGTTCGCCGCCAACGTGCAGCCGGACACGGTGTGGAGCTGGAACGCGATCGGCAAGCGCAAGGGCGCGTGGAAACTGGCGAAGAACGCGCCGGAAAGCACCAAGGGTTTCCTGCTCAATCACCTGATCTCCGACGTCACCCCGAAGGGCGACTACGCCAATGCCGATCCGGTCACCGGGCAGGCCGCATGGTTCGACCTGCGCGTGTCGATCCGCAAGGCGAGCGCGCAGGTCGACGAAAGCCAACCGCAATTCAAGCCGCTCGCGTTCACCGAAGCGAACGAAGCGCCGCTGCGCTACGGCGCGCAGCTTCGCGAGCGCATGTCGCGCAAGGGGAATTCGAAATGA
- a CDS encoding helix-turn-helix transcriptional regulator: MDRYERIIGLHRVLQASRRPVTVARLQDELGCSRATVYRDLAFLRDGLMAPLIGDGEAGFSYDKTESDRFELPGLWLNSEELHALLAAQQLLSRSTGGMLSAAMAPLQQRVEKLLDAHSGGKTWPVERVRVIPHRIRRMDEPAFRIVASSVLERRKLAFDYRARSTDEKTRRTVSPQRLTHYRDNWYLDAWDETKQELRSFSIDRITGARFADGVARDVADDELNAHLAGSYGIFSGAPKGWATILFSAKAARWVADEHWHSQQQGRFLPDGRYELKVPYSVPRELLMDVLHYGADAEIVEPKVLREQARAHLQLALGNYQQS, encoded by the coding sequence ATGGACCGCTACGAACGCATCATCGGCCTGCATCGCGTGTTGCAGGCTTCCCGCCGCCCGGTGACGGTGGCCCGGTTGCAGGACGAACTCGGCTGCTCGCGCGCCACTGTCTATCGCGACCTCGCCTTCCTGCGCGACGGCCTGATGGCGCCGCTCATCGGCGATGGCGAGGCCGGCTTCAGCTACGACAAGACCGAGTCCGATCGCTTCGAGTTGCCCGGCCTGTGGCTGAACTCCGAGGAGTTGCACGCGCTGCTGGCCGCGCAGCAACTGCTGTCGCGCAGCACCGGCGGCATGTTGTCGGCGGCGATGGCACCGCTGCAGCAGCGTGTCGAGAAATTGCTGGACGCGCATTCCGGCGGCAAGACCTGGCCGGTCGAGCGCGTGCGGGTGATTCCGCATCGCATCCGCCGGATGGACGAGCCTGCGTTCCGCATCGTCGCGTCGAGCGTGCTGGAGCGTCGCAAGCTGGCGTTCGATTACCGCGCCCGGTCGACCGACGAGAAAACCCGCCGCACCGTCAGCCCGCAACGGCTCACCCACTACCGCGACAACTGGTACCTCGATGCGTGGGACGAAACCAAGCAGGAGTTGCGCAGTTTCTCCATCGACCGCATCACCGGCGCGCGCTTCGCCGATGGCGTGGCCCGCGACGTCGCCGACGACGAACTCAACGCACACCTGGCCGGTAGTTACGGGATTTTCTCCGGCGCGCCGAAGGGCTGGGCGACGATCCTGTTCAGCGCCAAGGCCGCGCGCTGGGTCGCCGATGAACACTGGCATTCGCAGCAGCAGGGCCGTTTCCTGCCCGACGGTCGCTACGAACTGAAGGTGCCGTATTCGGTGCCGCGCGAACTGCTGATGGACGTGCTGCACTACGGCGCGGATGCCGAGATCGTGGAGCCCAAGGTCTTGCGCGAACAGGCGCGCGCGCACCTGCAGCTCGCCCTCGGCAACTACCAGCAATCGTGA
- a CDS encoding patatin-like phospholipase family protein, whose translation MGGVPVSAASRDEPIALALGAGGARGLAQIGVIEALQARGLRIVAIAGASSGALVGGACAAGKLDALRDWLLGTSRGSMLRLLDPGFGRPALFTGDRLLEKLREVVGTPRIEDLPIDFTAVAVDLMRQREVWLRRGDLWDALRASFAIPGIFTPFTLGGRELVDGGLLAPLPITATRLSGAHRLVAVDMHGWPQSPPEELPQEYDDAEGKSAPGVIGRWIGKHFGGDADGDGKPDHHIGLTETMSRSLDTMQAQIARVQLALDPPELLIRIPRDACQFYEFWRGEELIEIGRTQADKALDAAGY comes from the coding sequence ATGGGCGGCGTACCGGTCAGCGCGGCCTCGCGCGACGAACCGATCGCCTTGGCGCTCGGTGCGGGTGGCGCGCGCGGGCTGGCGCAGATCGGCGTGATCGAGGCGCTGCAGGCGCGCGGGCTGCGCATCGTCGCGATCGCCGGTGCGTCGAGTGGCGCGTTGGTCGGCGGTGCCTGCGCGGCGGGCAAGCTGGATGCGTTGCGCGACTGGCTGCTGGGCACCAGCCGCGGCTCGATGCTGCGCCTGCTCGATCCCGGCTTCGGCCGGCCCGCGTTGTTCACCGGCGACCGCCTGCTGGAGAAGCTGCGCGAGGTCGTGGGCACGCCCCGCATCGAGGACCTGCCGATCGATTTCACCGCGGTCGCGGTCGACCTGATGCGCCAGCGCGAAGTCTGGCTGCGCCGTGGCGACCTGTGGGATGCGCTGCGCGCGTCGTTCGCGATTCCCGGCATCTTCACCCCGTTCACCCTGGGCGGGCGCGAACTGGTCGATGGCGGCCTGCTCGCGCCGTTGCCGATCACCGCGACGCGCCTCTCGGGCGCGCATCGCCTGGTCGCGGTCGACATGCACGGCTGGCCGCAATCGCCGCCCGAGGAACTCCCGCAGGAATACGACGACGCGGAAGGCAAGAGCGCGCCCGGCGTCATCGGCCGCTGGATCGGCAAGCATTTCGGCGGCGATGCCGATGGCGACGGCAAGCCCGACCACCACATCGGCCTGACCGAAACCATGTCGCGCTCGCTGGACACCATGCAGGCGCAGATCGCCCGCGTGCAGCTGGCGCTGGATCCGCCGGAACTGCTGATCCGCATCCCGCGCGACGCCTGCCAGTTCTACGAATTCTGGCGCGGCGAGGAACTGATCGAGATCGGCCGCACGCAGGCCGACAAGGCGCTGGACGCGGCGGGGTATTGA
- a CDS encoding S9 family peptidase → MKSTTIIAGLFLMSSIASAQAPSTPPDAAKKSHVVKAPHGAERQDEYYWLRDDKREDKAMLGYLNAENAYADALLAPLKPVQDKLYDEIVARIKQDDASVPFRERGWLYYSRFEAGKDYPIHARRKDAAGIDAKTILQANESADFTGEEVLLDVNAMATGKDYYAVSGRTVSQDNRWLVYGDDTNGRRQYTLRIKDLQTGKVLDDAIPGTAGYGVWADDNKTFFYVENDPETLLSTKVKKHVVGTDPKSDVLVYEEKDDTYYMGIGRTRDDEYIVIVLDSTVSNETRYASAATPAEFKVLAPRARDVEYDADHHGGRWVIRTNDGGAKNFKVVTAADGSGSRKDWKDWIAHDPQVFLEGIELFDGFAAVAERSGGLERVRVLKDGGASDYVKADESAYSMGLDVNAETDTDWLRYSYTSLAMPATTYELNVKTGERRELKRQPVPGYDPANYATERLWATARDGVKVPVSIVYRKGFAKDGKGALLQYGYGSYGASMDPGFSVTTVSLLDRGMAYAIAHIRGGQEMGRAWYEDGKLLNKNNTFTDFIDVTDFLVKEGYAAPDRVAALGGSAGGLLMGAIANMAPDKYEVILSQVPFVDVVTTMLDATIPLTTNEYDEWGNPEQKKFYDYMLSYSPYDNLKAQAYPATFVGTGLWDSQVQYWEPAKYVARLRDLNTSSEPVVFRTNMEAGHGGKSGRFRRYREQAEMYSFMLDQLGVDAGK, encoded by the coding sequence ATGAAGTCCACCACGATCATCGCCGGTCTTTTCCTCATGAGCAGCATCGCCAGCGCACAAGCCCCGTCCACCCCGCCCGATGCGGCGAAGAAATCGCATGTGGTCAAGGCCCCGCATGGCGCAGAGCGGCAGGACGAGTACTACTGGCTGCGCGACGACAAGCGCGAGGACAAGGCGATGCTCGGCTACCTCAATGCCGAGAACGCCTACGCCGATGCATTGCTGGCGCCGCTGAAGCCGGTGCAGGACAAGCTCTACGACGAGATCGTGGCGCGCATCAAGCAGGACGATGCCAGCGTGCCGTTCCGCGAGCGCGGCTGGTTGTACTACAGCCGCTTCGAGGCGGGCAAGGATTACCCGATCCATGCGCGCCGCAAGGACGCCGCAGGCATCGATGCGAAGACGATTTTGCAGGCCAACGAATCCGCCGACTTTACCGGCGAAGAGGTGTTGCTGGACGTCAACGCGATGGCGACCGGCAAGGACTATTACGCGGTCAGCGGTCGTACGGTGAGCCAGGACAATCGCTGGCTGGTGTACGGCGACGACACCAATGGCCGCCGCCAGTACACCCTGCGGATCAAGGACCTGCAGACCGGCAAGGTGCTGGACGATGCGATTCCCGGCACCGCCGGTTACGGCGTGTGGGCCGACGACAACAAGACGTTCTTCTACGTCGAGAACGACCCGGAAACGCTGCTCAGCACCAAGGTGAAGAAGCACGTCGTCGGCACCGATCCGAAAAGCGACGTGCTGGTCTATGAAGAGAAGGACGATACCTACTACATGGGCATCGGCCGCACCCGCGACGACGAGTACATCGTCATCGTGCTGGACAGCACCGTGTCCAACGAGACGCGTTACGCATCGGCCGCAACTCCGGCCGAGTTCAAGGTGCTCGCACCGCGCGCGCGCGATGTCGAATACGACGCCGACCACCACGGCGGTCGCTGGGTGATCCGCACCAACGATGGTGGCGCGAAGAACTTCAAAGTCGTCACCGCCGCCGACGGCAGCGGCTCGCGCAAGGACTGGAAGGACTGGATCGCGCACGACCCGCAGGTCTTCCTCGAAGGCATCGAGTTGTTCGACGGTTTCGCCGCCGTGGCCGAACGCTCCGGTGGCCTGGAGCGCGTGCGCGTGCTCAAGGACGGCGGTGCCTCCGACTACGTCAAGGCCGACGAGAGCGCCTACTCGATGGGCCTGGACGTCAACGCCGAAACCGACACCGACTGGCTGCGCTACAGCTACACCTCGCTGGCGATGCCGGCGACCACCTACGAGCTCAACGTGAAGACCGGCGAGCGCCGCGAACTCAAGCGTCAGCCGGTGCCCGGCTACGACCCCGCCAACTACGCCACCGAACGCCTGTGGGCGACCGCGCGCGATGGCGTCAAGGTGCCGGTCTCGATCGTCTACCGGAAGGGCTTCGCGAAGGATGGCAAGGGTGCACTGCTGCAGTACGGCTACGGCAGCTACGGCGCGTCGATGGATCCGGGTTTCAGCGTCACCACGGTCAGCCTGCTGGATCGCGGCATGGCCTACGCCATCGCCCACATCCGCGGCGGCCAGGAAATGGGCCGCGCCTGGTACGAGGACGGCAAGCTGCTCAACAAGAACAACACGTTCACCGACTTCATCGACGTCACCGATTTCCTGGTGAAGGAAGGCTATGCCGCGCCGGACCGCGTGGCCGCGCTGGGCGGCAGCGCCGGCGGCCTGCTGATGGGCGCGATCGCCAACATGGCACCGGACAAGTACGAGGTCATCCTCTCGCAGGTGCCGTTCGTGGACGTGGTGACGACGATGCTCGATGCCACTATCCCGCTGACCACCAACGAATACGACGAATGGGGCAACCCCGAGCAGAAGAAATTCTACGACTACATGCTCAGCTACTCGCCCTACGACAACCTCAAGGCGCAGGCCTATCCGGCGACCTTCGTCGGCACCGGCCTGTGGGATTCGCAGGTGCAGTACTGGGAGCCGGCGAAGTACGTGGCGCGGCTGCGCGACCTCAACACCTCCAGCGAGCCGGTGGTATTCCGCACCAACATGGAGGCCGGCCACGGCGGCAAGTCGGGTCGCTTCCGCCGCTACCGCGAACAGGCGGAGATGTACTCCTTCATGCTCGACCAGCTGGGTGTCGACGCCGGCAAGTGA
- a CDS encoding YbaN family protein: MRSRFRLLWWLLAYASLGIGIVGIVVPGLPTVPFVLLSAFAAARGSQRLHAWLLAHRQFGPMIRDWEREGAVSRRAKRLAIAMMALCALVMFLTVPKWWMAASGTAFMAIVATWLWRRPEPRQ, encoded by the coding sequence ATGAGATCGCGCTTTCGCCTGCTCTGGTGGTTGCTGGCCTACGCCAGCCTCGGTATCGGCATCGTCGGGATCGTGGTGCCGGGGCTGCCGACGGTGCCGTTCGTGCTGCTGTCCGCGTTCGCCGCCGCACGCGGCTCACAGCGCCTGCATGCATGGTTGCTGGCGCATCGCCAGTTCGGTCCGATGATCCGCGACTGGGAACGCGAAGGTGCGGTCAGCCGCCGCGCCAAACGCCTGGCCATCGCGATGATGGCGCTGTGCGCGCTGGTGATGTTCCTGACCGTGCCCAAGTGGTGGATGGCGGCCAGCGGCACCGCATTCATGGCCATCGTCGCGACGTGGCTGTGGCGGCGGCCCGAGCCGCGACAGTGA
- the lptM gene encoding LPS translocon maturation chaperone LptM has protein sequence MIKRLAFATFLLCLLSACGNKGPLVMPDAPVDLPAPPADTPAPATTPESASGTPAARR, from the coding sequence ATGATCAAGCGCCTCGCATTCGCCACGTTCCTGCTCTGCCTTCTCAGCGCCTGCGGCAACAAGGGCCCGCTGGTGATGCCGGATGCACCGGTCGACCTGCCGGCCCCGCCTGCGGACACGCCTGCGCCTGCCACCACACCGGAAAGCGCCAGCGGAACGCCTGCCGCGCGCCGCTGA
- the dapF gene encoding diaminopimelate epimerase, translated as MPLHFTKMHGAGNDFVVLDLRDGAPPPDPATCARIADRHMGVGCDQLLTVEAPREAGSLASYRIWNADGSPSGQCGNGARCIAAWLVRDGAAPAQGEFVIDSPSRSHRVAHDDEGGFLIEMGTPRFAPDEIPLAGFLQAQDDYAVQLANGERIEHLRFGAVSMGNPHAVIEVADVDTADVARIGPALQRHAAFPDSANIGFAQVLSPGHIRLRVFERGVGETLACGSGACAAVAVLAARGRIDGEREVAVDLPGGRLRIRYDRHAGTISMGGPAAFVFEATMQQQGSGA; from the coding sequence ATGCCGCTGCACTTCACCAAGATGCATGGTGCCGGCAACGACTTCGTCGTGCTGGACCTGCGCGATGGCGCGCCACCACCTGATCCCGCCACCTGCGCCCGCATCGCCGACCGCCACATGGGCGTGGGCTGCGACCAGTTGCTGACCGTCGAGGCACCGCGCGAAGCGGGCTCGCTGGCGTCGTACCGGATCTGGAATGCCGATGGTTCGCCGTCCGGGCAGTGCGGCAATGGCGCGCGCTGCATCGCCGCCTGGCTGGTGCGCGACGGTGCGGCACCCGCGCAGGGCGAGTTCGTCATCGACAGCCCATCGCGCAGCCATCGCGTCGCGCATGATGACGAGGGTGGCTTCCTCATCGAGATGGGAACACCGCGGTTCGCGCCCGACGAGATCCCGCTGGCCGGTTTCCTGCAGGCGCAGGACGATTACGCGGTGCAACTCGCCAATGGCGAGCGCATCGAGCACCTGCGCTTCGGCGCAGTGTCGATGGGCAATCCGCATGCGGTGATCGAGGTCGCCGATGTCGACACCGCCGACGTCGCCCGCATCGGCCCGGCGCTGCAGCGACATGCGGCGTTCCCGGACTCGGCGAACATCGGTTTCGCGCAGGTGTTGTCGCCGGGCCACATCCGCCTGCGCGTCTTCGAGCGCGGCGTCGGTGAGACCCTGGCCTGCGGCAGTGGTGCCTGCGCGGCGGTGGCGGTGCTGGCGGCGCGCGGTCGCATCGACGGCGAGCGCGAGGTCGCGGTGGACCTGCCCGGCGGTCGCCTGCGCATCCGCTACGATCGCCACGCAGGAACGATATCCATGGGCGGCCCTGCTGCCTTCGTGTTTGAAGCAACGATGCAGCAACAAGGGAGTGGCGCGTGA